In one Balaenoptera acutorostrata chromosome 5, mBalAcu1.1, whole genome shotgun sequence genomic region, the following are encoded:
- the FAM200B gene encoding protein FAM200B isoform X1, with translation MNPLPELYTLQGILRKRNNEAKYAEACSSSTAGSGSMNSDNIEKTIDSNLQTSTSFEPRFKKKKVTARRYNEDYLKYGFIKCEKPFENDRPQCVICNNILANESLKPSKLKRHLETQHAELIDKPLEYFQRKKIDVKSSTQFLSCSTTVSEKTLLSSYLVAYRVAKEKMAHTAAEKIILPACLDMVRTIFDDKSADKLKTIPSDNTISLRICTIAKHLEAMLITRLQSGIDFAIQLDESTDTGSCTALLVYVRYAWQGDFMEDFLCCLSLTSHLSGLDIFTELEKCIVGQYKLNWKNCKGITSDGTANITGKQSRVIKKLLEVTSGAWNHCFIHREALASREIPQKLMEVLKKAVKVVNFIKGSSLNSRLLETFCSEIGANYTHLLYHTKVRWLSQGKILSRVYELRNEIHIFLIEKKSHLAAIFEDDIWVTKLAYLTDIFGILNELRLKLQGKNSDIFQQAERIQGFQKALLLWQARLKSNRPSYYMFPRFLQHIEENVINENILEEIKLEILLHLTSLCQTFNHLFPEEKFETLRQNCWVKDPFAFRNPESIIELNLVPEEENELLQLSSSYTSKNDYETLSLSAFWIKIKEDFPLISRKSILLLLPFTATSLCELGFSVLTQLKAKERNGLNGAADMRVALSSCVPDWNELMNGQAHLPR, from the coding sequence aaagaggaataatGAAGCAAAGTATGCAGAAGCATGTTCAAGTTCTACTGCTGGATCTGGAAGTATGAATAGTGACAACATTGAGAAAACTATTGACTCTAATCTGCAGACATCAACTTCGTTTGAGCCacgtttcaaaaagaaaaaagtaactgcAAGGCGTTATAatgaagattatttaaaatacGGTTTTATCAAATGTGAAAAACCCTTCGAAAATGACAGACCTCAGTGTGTTATTTGTAATAATATTCTTGCAAATGAAAGCTTAAaaccttcaaaattaaaaaggcaCTTAGAAACACAGCATGCTGAACTTATTGATAAGCCTCTTgaatattttcagagaaagaaaatagatgtAAAGTCATCAACACAATTTCTTAGCTGCTCTACTACTGTTAGTGAGAAAACCTTATTATCATCATATTTAGTTGCATATCGTGTGGCAAAAGAGAAAATGGCTCACACAGCTGCTGAAAAAATTATTCTTCCAGCATGTTTGGATATGGTGCGTACAATTTTTGATGATAAATCTGCTGATAAATTAAAAACGATTCCTAGTGATAACACAATATCTCTTCGAATTTGTACAATTGCCAAACATTTAGAGGCAATGCTTATTACTCGGTTACAGTCGGGAATAGATTTTGCAATCCAGCTTGATGAAAGCACAGATACTGGAAGCTGCACAGCACTTTTAGTCTATGTCAGATATGCGTGGCAAGGCGATTTTATGGAggattttttgtgttgtttaagctTAACCTCACACCTAAGTGGATTAGatattttcacagaattagaaaagtgCATTGTTGGTCAGTATAAATTAAACTGGAAAAACTGCAAAGGAATTACAAGTGATGGAACAGCAAACATCACTGGAAAACAGAGCAGAGTAATTAAAAAATTGCTAGAAGTTACTAGTGGTGCGTGGAATCATTGTTTTATACATCGTGAAGCATTAGCATCCAGAGAGATTCCACAGAAGCTCATGGAAGTATTGAAAAAAGCAGTGAAAGTTGTTAACTTTATTAAAGGGAGCTCACTAAACAGccgacttcttgaaacattttgtTCGGAGATTGGAGCTAATTATACCCACTTACTGTATCACACCAAAGTTCGTTGGTTGTCTCAAGGGAAAATACTGAGCAGGGTTTACGAACTCAGGAATGAGATCCACATTTTTCTCATTGAAAAGAAGTCTCATTTGGCAGCTATTTTTGAGGATGATATTTGGGTAACGAAACTGGCatatttaactgatatttttgGCATCCTTAATGAACTACGTTTAAAACTACAGGGGAAAAACAGTGACATATTCCAACAGGCCGAACGTATCCAAGGATTCCAGAAGGCGTTACTGTTGTGGCAAGCGAGGCTTAAAAGCAACCGTCCTAGCTACTACATGTTTCCAAGGTTTTTGCAGCACATTGAAGAGAATGTTatcaatgaaaacattttggaagaaataaaactagagATATTGTTGCACCTCACTTCTCTCTGTCAAACCTTTAACCATTTATTCCCAGAAGAGAAATTTGAAACATTAAGACAGAATTGTTGGGTAAAAGATCCGTTTGCTTTTCGAAACCCAGAATCAATAATTGAGTTAAACTTGGTGcctgaggaagaaaatgaattattgCAGCTCAGTTCTTCATATACATCGAAGAATGATTATGAAACACTAAGTTTATCAGCATTTTGGATTAAGATAAAGGAAGACTTCCCTTTGATAAGCCGAAAGAGTATCCTGCTGCTCTTACCATTCACAGCAACTAGTTTGTGTGAACTAGGGTTTTCGGTCTTAACCCagttaaaagcaaaggaaaggaacGGATTAAATGGCGCAGCAGATATGCGAGTAGCATTATCCTCCTGTGTTCCAGACTGGAATGAACTTATGAACGGGCAAGCACACCTACCacgttaa
- the FAM200B gene encoding protein FAM200B isoform X2 codes for MNSDNIEKTIDSNLQTSTSFEPRFKKKKVTARRYNEDYLKYGFIKCEKPFENDRPQCVICNNILANESLKPSKLKRHLETQHAELIDKPLEYFQRKKIDVKSSTQFLSCSTTVSEKTLLSSYLVAYRVAKEKMAHTAAEKIILPACLDMVRTIFDDKSADKLKTIPSDNTISLRICTIAKHLEAMLITRLQSGIDFAIQLDESTDTGSCTALLVYVRYAWQGDFMEDFLCCLSLTSHLSGLDIFTELEKCIVGQYKLNWKNCKGITSDGTANITGKQSRVIKKLLEVTSGAWNHCFIHREALASREIPQKLMEVLKKAVKVVNFIKGSSLNSRLLETFCSEIGANYTHLLYHTKVRWLSQGKILSRVYELRNEIHIFLIEKKSHLAAIFEDDIWVTKLAYLTDIFGILNELRLKLQGKNSDIFQQAERIQGFQKALLLWQARLKSNRPSYYMFPRFLQHIEENVINENILEEIKLEILLHLTSLCQTFNHLFPEEKFETLRQNCWVKDPFAFRNPESIIELNLVPEEENELLQLSSSYTSKNDYETLSLSAFWIKIKEDFPLISRKSILLLLPFTATSLCELGFSVLTQLKAKERNGLNGAADMRVALSSCVPDWNELMNGQAHLPR; via the coding sequence ATGAATAGTGACAACATTGAGAAAACTATTGACTCTAATCTGCAGACATCAACTTCGTTTGAGCCacgtttcaaaaagaaaaaagtaactgcAAGGCGTTATAatgaagattatttaaaatacGGTTTTATCAAATGTGAAAAACCCTTCGAAAATGACAGACCTCAGTGTGTTATTTGTAATAATATTCTTGCAAATGAAAGCTTAAaaccttcaaaattaaaaaggcaCTTAGAAACACAGCATGCTGAACTTATTGATAAGCCTCTTgaatattttcagagaaagaaaatagatgtAAAGTCATCAACACAATTTCTTAGCTGCTCTACTACTGTTAGTGAGAAAACCTTATTATCATCATATTTAGTTGCATATCGTGTGGCAAAAGAGAAAATGGCTCACACAGCTGCTGAAAAAATTATTCTTCCAGCATGTTTGGATATGGTGCGTACAATTTTTGATGATAAATCTGCTGATAAATTAAAAACGATTCCTAGTGATAACACAATATCTCTTCGAATTTGTACAATTGCCAAACATTTAGAGGCAATGCTTATTACTCGGTTACAGTCGGGAATAGATTTTGCAATCCAGCTTGATGAAAGCACAGATACTGGAAGCTGCACAGCACTTTTAGTCTATGTCAGATATGCGTGGCAAGGCGATTTTATGGAggattttttgtgttgtttaagctTAACCTCACACCTAAGTGGATTAGatattttcacagaattagaaaagtgCATTGTTGGTCAGTATAAATTAAACTGGAAAAACTGCAAAGGAATTACAAGTGATGGAACAGCAAACATCACTGGAAAACAGAGCAGAGTAATTAAAAAATTGCTAGAAGTTACTAGTGGTGCGTGGAATCATTGTTTTATACATCGTGAAGCATTAGCATCCAGAGAGATTCCACAGAAGCTCATGGAAGTATTGAAAAAAGCAGTGAAAGTTGTTAACTTTATTAAAGGGAGCTCACTAAACAGccgacttcttgaaacattttgtTCGGAGATTGGAGCTAATTATACCCACTTACTGTATCACACCAAAGTTCGTTGGTTGTCTCAAGGGAAAATACTGAGCAGGGTTTACGAACTCAGGAATGAGATCCACATTTTTCTCATTGAAAAGAAGTCTCATTTGGCAGCTATTTTTGAGGATGATATTTGGGTAACGAAACTGGCatatttaactgatatttttgGCATCCTTAATGAACTACGTTTAAAACTACAGGGGAAAAACAGTGACATATTCCAACAGGCCGAACGTATCCAAGGATTCCAGAAGGCGTTACTGTTGTGGCAAGCGAGGCTTAAAAGCAACCGTCCTAGCTACTACATGTTTCCAAGGTTTTTGCAGCACATTGAAGAGAATGTTatcaatgaaaacattttggaagaaataaaactagagATATTGTTGCACCTCACTTCTCTCTGTCAAACCTTTAACCATTTATTCCCAGAAGAGAAATTTGAAACATTAAGACAGAATTGTTGGGTAAAAGATCCGTTTGCTTTTCGAAACCCAGAATCAATAATTGAGTTAAACTTGGTGcctgaggaagaaaatgaattattgCAGCTCAGTTCTTCATATACATCGAAGAATGATTATGAAACACTAAGTTTATCAGCATTTTGGATTAAGATAAAGGAAGACTTCCCTTTGATAAGCCGAAAGAGTATCCTGCTGCTCTTACCATTCACAGCAACTAGTTTGTGTGAACTAGGGTTTTCGGTCTTAACCCagttaaaagcaaaggaaaggaacGGATTAAATGGCGCAGCAGATATGCGAGTAGCATTATCCTCCTGTGTTCCAGACTGGAATGAACTTATGAACGGGCAAGCACACCTACCacgttaa